From the genome of Polyangiaceae bacterium, one region includes:
- a CDS encoding nitrilase-related carbon-nitrogen hydrolase, translating into MSQIVRCALIQCSNPINDESVPVEKIQKAMLDKHIAFIEDAGKKGVQILGLQEIFNGPYFCPSQDKRWYGAAEKIPGPTTELMQSYAKKYNMVMVVPLYEEEMRGVFYNTAAVIDADGKYLGKYRKQHIPQVAGFWEKYFFKPGNGGYPVFETKYAKVGVYICYDRHFPEGARCLGLNGAEIVFNPSATVAGLSQYLWKIEQPAHAVANGYFVAASNRVGSEGPWNIGKFYGTSYFVNPRGEFVAEASEDKDELLVADLDLSMIDEVRQTWQFFRDRRPDAYDELVRR; encoded by the coding sequence ATGAGCCAGATCGTACGCTGCGCGCTGATCCAGTGCAGCAACCCCATCAACGACGAGAGTGTTCCGGTCGAGAAGATCCAGAAAGCGATGCTCGACAAGCACATCGCCTTCATCGAAGACGCCGGCAAGAAGGGCGTTCAGATCCTCGGGCTACAAGAGATCTTCAACGGACCCTACTTCTGCCCGAGCCAAGACAAGCGTTGGTACGGCGCTGCAGAGAAGATCCCCGGTCCCACCACCGAGCTGATGCAGAGCTACGCCAAGAAGTACAACATGGTGATGGTCGTGCCGCTTTACGAAGAGGAGATGCGCGGCGTGTTCTACAACACCGCGGCCGTGATCGACGCCGACGGCAAATACCTGGGCAAGTATCGCAAGCAGCACATCCCCCAGGTGGCGGGTTTTTGGGAGAAGTACTTCTTCAAGCCCGGCAACGGTGGCTACCCCGTGTTCGAGACCAAATACGCAAAGGTCGGCGTCTACATCTGCTACGACCGCCACTTCCCCGAGGGCGCCCGCTGTCTGGGACTAAACGGTGCGGAAATCGTCTTCAACCCCAGCGCCACCGTGGCTGGCCTCTCCCAGTATCTGTGGAAGATCGAACAGCCCGCGCACGCCGTTGCCAATGGCTACTTCGTTGCCGCCAGCAATCGCGTCGGCAGCGAGGGGCCCTGGAACATCGGCAAGTTCTACGGCACGAGCTATTTCGTCAATCCGCGAGGTGAGTTCGTGGCCGAAGCCAGCGAAGACAAGGACGAGTTGCTCGTCGCAGATCTCGACCTGTCGATGATCGACGAGGTGCGTCAGACCTGGCAGTTCTTCCGAGATCGACGCCCGGACGCCTACGACGAGCTGGTGCGCCGCTAG
- a CDS encoding solute carrier family 23 protein, with translation MADPKHDLLYGIDDVPPLGQSLALGLQHYLTMFGSTVAIPLILSKPLGMDQDPVAMGWLIGTMFFVSGLTTLLQTTIGNRLPIVQGGTFSFLAPTIAICSMAALANAGWQVRLTHVQGAIIAGAFFEMAIGYLGIIGKLLRFIGPITIAPTIALIGLALFKFGAPIAGKHWGIGGLTIGLIILFSQILRHRSRAFALYPVLLGMGGAWATAAVLTALGVFPPGHPAYCSLDKVVAAPWVRVPYPFQWGMPVFGAAAIVGMLAGYVASMVESIGDYFAAARLSGAPPPSQKDVSRGIGTEGLGCLVAGIFGTGNGTTSYSENIGAIGLTRVGSRRVVQMGALLMIVFGAVAKFGALFTTIPEPIVGGMYCTLFGVIASVGLSNLQYVDLNSARNLFIIGFSFFMGLSLPEYFAQHPVVFEPKWLADIINTLGGTSMAVGALIATVLDNIVPGTEAERGLAALRHGAPTH, from the coding sequence TTGGCCGACCCCAAACACGACCTGCTGTACGGCATCGACGACGTGCCACCCCTGGGCCAGTCCTTGGCCCTGGGGCTGCAGCACTATCTGACGATGTTCGGCTCGACGGTGGCGATCCCGCTCATCCTCAGCAAGCCCCTGGGCATGGACCAGGATCCCGTGGCGATGGGCTGGCTCATCGGCACGATGTTCTTCGTCAGTGGGCTGACCACGCTGTTGCAGACCACGATTGGCAATCGCCTGCCCATCGTGCAGGGCGGCACGTTCTCCTTTCTGGCCCCGACCATCGCCATCTGTTCGATGGCAGCCTTGGCCAACGCCGGCTGGCAGGTGCGTCTCACCCACGTGCAAGGGGCCATCATCGCAGGCGCTTTCTTCGAGATGGCGATCGGCTACCTCGGCATCATCGGCAAACTGCTGCGCTTCATCGGTCCCATCACCATCGCGCCCACGATTGCGCTGATCGGTCTGGCGCTGTTCAAGTTCGGGGCGCCGATAGCAGGAAAGCACTGGGGCATCGGCGGACTCACGATCGGCTTGATCATCCTGTTTTCGCAGATCTTGCGACATCGTTCTCGTGCCTTCGCTCTCTACCCGGTGCTCCTCGGCATGGGCGGTGCTTGGGCAACTGCTGCGGTGCTCACGGCGCTCGGCGTCTTTCCGCCCGGGCATCCGGCGTACTGCAGTCTCGACAAGGTAGTGGCAGCGCCCTGGGTCCGCGTGCCCTATCCCTTTCAGTGGGGCATGCCGGTGTTCGGTGCCGCTGCCATCGTCGGTATGTTGGCGGGCTACGTCGCGAGCATGGTCGAGTCGATCGGCGACTACTTCGCTGCTGCCCGACTCAGTGGAGCGCCCCCACCGTCGCAAAAGGACGTCAGTCGCGGCATCGGGACCGAGGGGCTCGGTTGCCTCGTGGCGGGCATCTTCGGGACCGGCAACGGTACGACGAGCTACAGCGAGAACATCGGTGCCATCGGCTTGACCCGAGTGGGTAGTCGTCGCGTGGTGCAGATGGGTGCGCTGCTGATGATCGTGTTCGGGGCGGTCGCCAAGTTCGGCGCGCTGTTCACGACCATTCCGGAACCCATCGTGGGCGGCATGTACTGCACGCTGTTCGGCGTGATCGCATCCGTGGGTCTCTCGAACTTGCAGTACGTAGACCTGAACAGCGCTCGCAATCTGTTCATCATCGGCTTCTCCTTCTTCATGGGGCTGTCGCTGCCCGAGTACTTTGCGCAGCATCCCGTGGTCTTCGAGCCAAAGTGGCTCGCGGACATCATCAACACCCTCGGCGGCACGAGCATGGCCGTGGGCGCGCTGATCGCGACTGTGCTCGACAACATCGTGCCCGGCACCGAAGCCGAGCGGGGGTTGGCTGCCCTCCGCCACGGCGCCCCGACACACTGA